In Geminicoccaceae bacterium, a single window of DNA contains:
- a CDS encoding cupin domain-containing protein, translating to MRGKFVPAAETPQESLEWGRLRWMSHPPTTGAGQLTVIDVSLDPGKGHDFHKHPDQEEVLYVVAGQVEQWVDREKRILGPGDAAFVPAGMVHASFNAGTGEAKIVAILGPCVGEQGYELVDVAGEAPWKDLR from the coding sequence ATGCGTGGAAAGTTCGTGCCGGCCGCGGAGACGCCACAGGAATCGCTGGAATGGGGGCGCCTGCGCTGGATGAGCCATCCGCCCACGACCGGTGCCGGCCAGCTCACCGTCATCGACGTCAGCCTCGACCCGGGCAAGGGCCACGATTTCCATAAACATCCCGACCAGGAGGAAGTCCTCTATGTGGTTGCGGGTCAGGTTGAACAGTGGGTCGACCGGGAAAAGCGCATCCTTGGTCCCGGCGATGCGGCGTTCGTCCCCGCGGGCATGGTCCACGCTTCCTTCAACGCCGGTACCGGCGAAGCGAAGATCGTCGCCATCCTGGGACCTTGTGTCGGCGAGCAGGGCTATGAGCTGGTCGATGTCGCCGGCGAGGCGCCCTGGAAGGATCTTCGCTGA
- a CDS encoding phosphoenolpyruvate hydrolase family protein gives MTAPSRAEILKRLRGKIERGEPIVGGGAGTGLSARCEEAGGIDLIVIYNSGRYRMAGRGSLAGILAYGNANEIVVEMAREVLPVVRHTPVLAGVNGTDPFMLRGLFLRQLKEMGFAGVQNFPTVGLIDGTFRANLEETGMGYDLEVEMIAEAVKLDLLTTPYVFSEDEARAMAGAGADIIVAHMGLTTGGDIGAGTALKLEECPALIDSWAQAARSVREDIIVLCHGGPISMPDDARYVLDNTRLCQGFYGASSMERLPTEKALTEQTRNFVNLGR, from the coding sequence ATGACCGCTCCCTCCCGGGCCGAAATCCTCAAGCGCCTGCGCGGCAAGATTGAACGTGGCGAGCCGATTGTCGGTGGCGGTGCGGGGACGGGGCTTTCGGCGAGGTGCGAGGAGGCGGGCGGCATCGACCTCATCGTCATCTACAATTCGGGTCGTTACCGCATGGCGGGAAGAGGCTCGCTTGCCGGCATTCTCGCTTACGGGAATGCCAACGAGATCGTGGTGGAAATGGCCCGCGAGGTGTTGCCGGTCGTGCGTCATACGCCGGTCCTTGCCGGGGTCAACGGTACCGATCCGTTCATGCTGCGCGGTCTGTTTTTGCGGCAACTCAAGGAGATGGGTTTCGCCGGTGTGCAGAACTTCCCGACTGTGGGACTGATTGACGGCACGTTCCGCGCCAATCTGGAAGAGACTGGCATGGGCTATGATCTCGAAGTCGAGATGATCGCTGAAGCGGTAAAGCTTGACCTGCTCACCACCCCCTATGTCTTCAGCGAGGACGAGGCGCGGGCCATGGCCGGCGCGGGGGCCGATATCATCGTCGCGCACATGGGGCTCACCACGGGCGGCGACATTGGCGCCGGGACCGCGTTGAAGCTTGAGGAATGTCCGGCTCTCATCGATAGCTGGGCGCAGGCCGCCCGCTCGGTGCGCGAAGACATCATCGTGCTGTGTCATGGCGGTCCGATCTCGATGCCGGACGACGCCCGTTACGTGCTGGACAACACCAGGCTGTGCCAGGGATTCTACGGTGCCAGCTCGATGGAGCGCCTGCCTACGGAAAAGGCGCTCACCGAGCAGACAAGAAACTTTGTCAATCTGGGGAGATGA
- a CDS encoding Tm-1-like ATP-binding domain-containing protein translates to MSKAFVVGTFDTKADELGYIDRLLKAAGVETVRVDIGTRSDGSKADIKPDEVAAHHPDGAGAVLDQDHRGKAVGAMAVAFEHMVRSRDDIGGMIGAGGSGGTSMVTPAMQALPVGVPKIMVSTVASGNVASYVGPADIMMMYAVTDVQGLNRISRAVLGNAAHALAGMIRHRDAIPASAARPAIGLTMFGVTTPCVQKVTALLEDRFDCLVFHATGTGGRSMEKLVDSGMFAGVIDTTTTEIADLLMRGALPATEDRMGAIIRTKIPYVGSCGALDMVNYGNFDTVPGHFKHRNLVAHNPNVTLMRTSPDENRRLGSWIAKRLNRMEGPVRFLLPEGGVSMLDTPGKPFHDPEADAALFDTLRAEVKVTDSRRLISLPCNINDAEFAEALVENFLGIMP, encoded by the coding sequence ATGAGCAAGGCTTTTGTCGTCGGCACCTTCGATACCAAGGCCGACGAACTCGGCTATATCGACCGGCTGCTCAAGGCGGCCGGTGTGGAGACCGTGCGCGTCGACATCGGCACCCGCAGCGACGGTTCGAAGGCCGATATCAAGCCGGACGAGGTTGCGGCCCATCATCCCGACGGTGCGGGGGCGGTCCTCGACCAGGATCACCGTGGCAAGGCGGTGGGTGCCATGGCCGTGGCCTTCGAACACATGGTCCGCTCGCGCGACGACATCGGCGGCATGATCGGCGCGGGCGGGTCCGGCGGCACCTCGATGGTCACGCCGGCCATGCAGGCGCTGCCCGTGGGCGTGCCCAAGATCATGGTCTCCACCGTCGCTTCCGGCAATGTCGCCAGCTATGTCGGTCCGGCGGACATCATGATGATGTATGCCGTCACTGACGTGCAGGGGCTCAACCGTATCAGCCGTGCCGTGCTGGGCAACGCCGCCCATGCGCTCGCCGGCATGATCCGCCATCGCGACGCCATTCCGGCAAGTGCCGCGCGCCCGGCCATCGGCCTGACGATGTTCGGCGTGACCACGCCCTGCGTGCAGAAGGTGACGGCGTTGCTTGAGGACCGCTTCGATTGCCTGGTGTTCCATGCGACCGGCACCGGCGGCCGGTCGATGGAGAAGCTTGTCGATTCGGGAATGTTCGCTGGTGTCATTGATACCACGACGACGGAAATTGCCGATCTGCTGATGCGGGGTGCGCTGCCTGCGACCGAGGACCGGATGGGTGCGATCATCCGCACGAAGATCCCCTATGTGGGATCATGCGGCGCTCTCGACATGGTCAATTACGGGAATTTCGACACGGTACCCGGTCACTTCAAGCACCGGAACCTCGTGGCACACAACCCCAATGTCACGCTCATGCGCACCTCGCCGGACGAGAACAGGCGGCTCGGCAGCTGGATTGCCAAGCGGCTGAACCGGATGGAAGGGCCTGTGCGCTTTCTCCTGCCCGAGGGCGGCGTTTCGATGCTCGATACTCCCGGCAAGCCTTTTCACGATCCCGAGGCCGATGCGGCCCTGTTCGATACGCTCAGGGCCGAGGTGAAGGTCACCGATTCCCGCCGTCTCATCAGTCTGCCCTGCAACATCAACGATGCGGAATTTGCCGAGGCCCTCGTCGAGAATTTCCTCGGGATCATGCCATGA
- the xylB gene encoding xylulokinase: MASPSAKLIGIDVGTSGCKTIVIDAQGRVLARHLVEYPLSTPKPGWAEQDPDLWWRAALDGLRAVVGEIGDRSSILAIGLSGQMHGLVPLDRDDRVIRPAILWNDQRTAAQCRAITEAAGGLDGLLAMTNNQMLIGYTGSKITWLRDEEPAHFERLRCVINPKDHIRLELTGEKATDVSDASGTGLFDVRNRRWSFELIDRIGLDRSLFQRAHESHAVTGRLRPSLSAELGLPAGLPVMAGGGDAVIQTTGSGLIEPGIVQSIIGTAGIAATALADCPDNPDGRLQIFCNNSPDRWHCMGVSMNAGGAFNWLRNTLSAFAGRKLDFNALTALAEDVAPGAEGLFFLPWLLGERCPHPDPNARGGFVGLTLRHGPGEIIRAAMEGVVYSMRDMFELMRPLGVDPREVRASGGGAASLLWRQMQADIIGAEVVTVAGAAEGGAYGAALVAGVGAGVWSDLESACAMVEVETRLVPDTARKPAYDAAYGIYHDFYERLKPQFDRIAEMG, from the coding sequence ATGGCCAGTCCGTCCGCCAAGCTGATCGGCATCGATGTCGGCACGTCGGGTTGCAAGACCATCGTCATCGACGCGCAAGGCCGGGTCCTTGCCCGCCATCTGGTCGAATATCCCCTCTCGACACCGAAACCCGGCTGGGCAGAACAGGACCCGGACCTCTGGTGGCGGGCAGCCCTGGACGGTCTGCGCGCCGTGGTCGGCGAGATCGGCGACCGCTCGTCGATCCTCGCCATCGGCCTTTCCGGGCAGATGCACGGGCTGGTTCCCCTCGACCGCGACGACAGGGTGATCCGCCCGGCCATCCTGTGGAACGACCAGCGCACGGCGGCGCAATGCCGGGCCATCACCGAGGCCGCGGGGGGACTCGACGGTCTGCTGGCGATGACCAACAACCAGATGCTGATCGGCTATACCGGCTCGAAGATCACCTGGCTGCGCGACGAGGAACCCGCCCATTTCGAGCGGCTGCGCTGTGTGATCAACCCCAAGGATCACATCCGCCTCGAACTCACGGGCGAGAAGGCCACCGACGTCTCCGACGCCTCGGGCACGGGCCTGTTCGATGTCCGCAACCGCCGATGGAGCTTCGAGCTCATCGACCGCATCGGGCTCGACCGTTCGCTGTTCCAGCGTGCCCACGAGAGCCATGCTGTCACGGGCAGGTTGCGGCCGTCGCTCTCGGCGGAACTGGGGCTGCCCGCCGGCCTGCCGGTGATGGCCGGCGGCGGCGACGCGGTGATCCAGACCACCGGCAGCGGTCTTATCGAGCCGGGCATCGTCCAGTCGATCATCGGCACGGCAGGCATCGCCGCCACCGCGCTGGCCGACTGTCCCGACAATCCCGACGGGCGGCTGCAGATCTTCTGCAACAACAGCCCCGACCGCTGGCACTGCATGGGCGTGTCGATGAATGCCGGTGGCGCCTTCAACTGGCTGCGCAACACGCTGTCCGCATTCGCCGGAAGGAAACTCGATTTCAACGCGCTCACGGCACTGGCCGAAGACGTGGCACCCGGCGCGGAGGGGCTGTTCTTCCTCCCATGGCTGCTGGGCGAGCGCTGCCCCCATCCGGACCCGAACGCCCGCGGCGGCTTCGTCGGGCTGACGCTTCGCCACGGTCCCGGCGAGATCATCCGCGCCGCCATGGAAGGCGTTGTCTACAGCATGCGCGACATGTTCGAGCTGATGCGGCCGCTGGGCGTCGATCCACGCGAGGTGCGCGCTTCGGGCGGCGGAGCGGCGAGCCTGCTGTGGCGACAGATGCAGGCCGACATCATCGGCGCGGAGGTGGTCACGGTCGCCGGTGCGGCGGAGGGCGGCGCGTACGGTGCGGCACTGGTGGCCGGCGTCGGTGCCGGAGTGTGGAGCGACCTGGAAAGCGCCTGCGCCATGGTCGAGGTGGAGACGCGGCTCGTCCCGGACACGGCCCGCAAGCCCGCCTACGACGCCGCATACGGCATCTACCACGATTTCTACGAACGCCTGAAACCCCAGTTCGACAGGATTGCGGAAATGGGGTGA
- a CDS encoding ABC transporter ATP-binding protein, producing the protein MTIELKQLTKTFGSLTAVDAIDLDVGEGEVLCLLGPSGCGKTTTLRMIAGLEWASSGDILLAGQRVNDLAARERNVAMSFQFYALYPSLTVAENLAYPLHAEGLSSRQIREKVAGTSRVLQLDSILGRKPGELAEGEKQRVAVGRSIIRDPNCFLFDEPLSRLDVQLREEMRGEVKEVLQGLHRPTVIVTHDQLEALTMADRISVMRDGRIEQVATPHEIFQKPSNLFVAGFIGTPQMNLIPATLAGMEGETGATFALKGGQTLDLTVDPAVSRLRQGTNVTLGIRPRNLEIVHEDVSDGLSSKIDMIEPMGAETLAHLNDGMHDLRVVTDWRTPLGEGDRVHVRFQPGAVHVFGSDDQAVRAA; encoded by the coding sequence ATGACCATCGAGCTGAAACAACTCACCAAGACGTTCGGCAGTCTGACGGCCGTCGATGCGATCGATCTCGATGTGGGCGAGGGCGAGGTGCTATGCCTTCTGGGACCTTCAGGATGCGGCAAGACGACCACGCTGAGGATGATCGCCGGGCTGGAATGGGCTTCATCGGGCGATATCCTGCTCGCCGGGCAAAGGGTCAACGACCTGGCCGCCCGCGAGCGCAACGTCGCCATGAGCTTCCAGTTTTATGCGCTCTATCCGAGCCTGACGGTCGCGGAGAACCTCGCCTATCCGCTTCATGCCGAGGGGCTGTCATCGAGGCAGATCCGCGAGAAGGTCGCCGGGACGTCGCGGGTCCTTCAGCTCGATTCGATCCTGGGTCGCAAGCCCGGCGAACTGGCCGAAGGCGAGAAGCAGCGCGTCGCGGTGGGCCGGTCGATCATCCGCGATCCCAACTGCTTCCTGTTCGACGAGCCGCTGTCGCGTCTTGACGTGCAACTGCGCGAGGAGATGCGGGGCGAGGTCAAGGAAGTCCTGCAGGGTCTCCACCGGCCAACCGTCATCGTGACCCACGACCAGCTCGAAGCCCTGACGATGGCCGACCGTATCTCCGTCATGCGCGACGGCCGTATCGAACAGGTGGCCACTCCGCACGAGATCTTCCAAAAGCCGTCCAACCTGTTCGTCGCCGGCTTCATCGGCACACCGCAGATGAACCTTATCCCGGCAACGCTCGCCGGCATGGAGGGCGAAACCGGCGCCACATTCGCCCTGAAGGGCGGCCAGACGCTGGATCTGACGGTCGATCCGGCGGTTTCGCGATTGCGGCAGGGGACGAACGTGACGCTGGGCATCCGCCCGCGCAACCTGGAGATTGTCCACGAGGACGTCAGCGACGGCCTGTCGTCGAAGATCGACATGATCGAACCCATGGGGGCCGAGACCCTGGCCCACCTCAATGACGGCATGCACGATCTGCGCGTGGTCACGGACTGGCGCACGCCGCTTGGCGAGGGAGACCGGGTTCATGTCCGTTTCCAGCCGGGTGCCGTGCATGTTTTCGGCAGTGACGACCAGGCGGTGAGGGCAGCATGA
- a CDS encoding carbohydrate ABC transporter permease: protein MAARRREIGKAGWGYTAITAIISLLYFLPVLWIILTAFKTRTDALAIPPKLFFTPTLENFTSVFYRQSIAGGGSQETDFLLYFFNSIFIAGTSVLLALIVGTLAAYAFSRHPLKGNDTYLFVILTTRMMPPIVVIIPIFLMFRLTGLAGSYWGIILLYTAFNIPFSVWLVKSFFDELNPEIEDAARMDGATEGRVFFGMCIPQVLAGLAATFVFGLILTWNEFLFALLLTGVDTRTVPVAMARTLGGEVGVDYGLLAAIVTLFLIPIFFVTFLLQNQLLRGVTFGTVKK from the coding sequence ATGGCTGCAAGACGTCGGGAGATCGGCAAGGCCGGCTGGGGTTATACAGCCATCACCGCAATCATAAGCCTTTTGTACTTCCTGCCCGTGCTGTGGATCATCCTCACCGCCTTCAAGACCCGGACGGATGCGCTGGCCATACCGCCCAAGCTGTTCTTCACGCCGACGCTGGAGAACTTCACGAGCGTGTTCTATCGCCAGTCGATCGCCGGCGGTGGCAGCCAGGAAACCGACTTCCTGTTGTATTTCTTCAATTCGATCTTCATTGCCGGGACATCGGTTCTTCTGGCGCTGATTGTCGGTACCCTGGCAGCCTATGCCTTTTCAAGACATCCGCTCAAAGGCAACGATACCTACCTGTTCGTCATCCTCACCACCCGCATGATGCCACCCATCGTCGTCATCATCCCCATCTTCCTGATGTTCCGCCTGACCGGCCTCGCCGGCTCCTACTGGGGCATCATCCTGCTCTACACCGCCTTCAACATCCCGTTTTCGGTGTGGCTGGTGAAGAGCTTCTTTGACGAGCTCAACCCCGAGATCGAGGATGCGGCGCGCATGGACGGTGCCACGGAGGGGCGGGTGTTCTTCGGCATGTGCATTCCCCAGGTGCTGGCCGGGCTTGCCGCCACCTTCGTCTTCGGCCTGATCCTCACCTGGAACGAGTTCCTCTTCGCCCTGCTGCTCACCGGCGTCGATACCCGGACGGTTCCGGTGGCCATGGCGCGTACGCTGGGCGGCGAGGTCGGGGTCGATTACGGCCTGCTGGCGGCCATCGTGACGCTGTTCCTCATCCCGATCTTCTTCGTCACGTTCCTGCTGCAGAACCAGCTGCTGCGTGGTGTGACCTTCGGCACGGTGAAGAAGTAG
- a CDS encoding sugar ABC transporter permease, with amino-acid sequence MVNRAAVQGAGEGGFLAWMMSPERRGALLVAPAIAILFVMNIFPLLWSFGLSFYNYRANRQAVPEFQGLRFFERVLTDDRVWERFQTTAVLVGSSVLLQLVIGFLLALLFARTFPLRRILLMLVLTPMMLSFVSVGVFFKLYYEPTFGMVSWIVNHFTSEPYVQLATPLGAIVGIVIADAWMWSPFVMLLVLAGLVSVPKYLYEAAEIDRASSWRRFWTITFPYIKSLLLLAVLFRTIETFKLFDIVYIITEGGPGSATETIAVHVYRLAFQNFRTSQSAALAYIVLFVVIVLTNLYLYAVNRRAEEVS; translated from the coding sequence ATGGTCAACAGAGCTGCAGTACAGGGAGCCGGAGAGGGCGGGTTCCTGGCTTGGATGATGTCACCCGAGCGCCGCGGTGCGCTCCTGGTGGCACCGGCCATTGCCATACTCTTCGTGATGAACATCTTTCCGCTGCTCTGGTCGTTCGGCCTGAGCTTCTACAACTATCGCGCCAACCGGCAGGCGGTTCCGGAGTTCCAGGGGCTGCGCTTCTTCGAGCGCGTGCTCACCGACGACAGGGTATGGGAGCGTTTCCAGACGACGGCGGTGCTCGTCGGCTCGTCGGTCCTGCTGCAACTGGTCATCGGCTTCCTGCTAGCGCTGCTGTTCGCCAGGACCTTCCCCCTGCGCCGCATCCTGCTGATGCTCGTCCTGACGCCGATGATGCTGTCCTTCGTCTCGGTGGGTGTGTTCTTCAAGCTGTATTACGAGCCGACCTTCGGCATGGTCAGCTGGATCGTCAATCACTTCACCAGCGAACCCTATGTTCAACTGGCCACACCGCTTGGCGCGATCGTCGGCATCGTCATCGCCGACGCCTGGATGTGGTCGCCGTTCGTCATGCTCCTGGTGCTGGCGGGCCTCGTCTCGGTGCCGAAATACCTCTACGAGGCTGCCGAGATCGACCGGGCGTCGTCATGGCGCCGGTTCTGGACGATCACCTTCCCGTACATCAAGAGCCTGCTGCTGCTGGCCGTGCTGTTCCGCACCATCGAGACGTTCAAGCTGTTCGACATTGTCTACATCATCACCGAAGGCGGTCCGGGTTCGGCCACCGAGACGATCGCGGTGCATGTCTACCGGCTGGCGTTCCAGAATTTCCGTACCAGCCAGTCGGCGGCCCTGGCCTATATCGTCCTGTTCGTGGTGATCGTGCTCACCAATCTCTATCTCTACGCCGTCAACCGGCGCGCCGAGGAGGTCAGCTGA
- a CDS encoding carbohydrate ABC transporter substrate-binding protein produces the protein MSSSIRRRLVLGASSLAVVACMGTASVRAADITITMAAPDWPPTRFMKEYFDKTYQSPDGNNTKLDMDFIPWPSFYERVAASLTSGEQKYQMIVTDSQWLGAFVEGGYYLDLTEYMKADPELTAIMKDLHPALVSAYSTYPHKTREQLEEAGEWPAPDTHYYGFPQFPDTYVTYFRKDLFCNEKEAANFQQQFDEKLPCTYEDWQDVDWSTYEKIGKFFKRAKGEPLGDGVAEDDFYGISYQAGKGYDFSTMEVNAFVWQYGGGIWDETKAPDGQAEGVVNSDVAVKAFEHYLSLLPYMPPVAQTGQMDIFVIQDLFMQGKVASTIDWVGLGEPVLDPKTSTVADLADFGPAPGLRQDDGNIDRTGNIGGQPFVLTTWNSDEVVKEALNVVKWWLKPETQREFVANGGQSGLRSVMAEPEYDGLRPWNRAHVEMIDWQRDVWHIPDFFEMLTQQQEEFDKAITGQISAKEALDSVAEFQQQLLEDAGLIE, from the coding sequence ATGAGCTCATCGATAAGGCGGCGGCTCGTCCTCGGAGCATCGTCGTTGGCGGTCGTGGCCTGCATGGGGACGGCTTCGGTGCGGGCCGCCGACATCACCATCACCATGGCGGCGCCCGACTGGCCGCCAACCCGTTTCATGAAAGAGTATTTCGACAAAACCTATCAGTCGCCGGACGGCAACAATACCAAGCTCGACATGGATTTCATACCGTGGCCGAGCTTCTACGAGCGCGTTGCCGCCTCGCTGACCTCGGGCGAGCAGAAGTACCAGATGATCGTCACCGACAGCCAGTGGCTGGGCGCGTTCGTCGAGGGCGGCTATTATCTCGACCTGACCGAGTACATGAAGGCCGATCCCGAGCTGACGGCGATCATGAAGGATCTGCATCCGGCCCTGGTCTCCGCCTATTCGACCTATCCGCACAAGACCCGCGAGCAGCTTGAGGAAGCGGGCGAGTGGCCGGCCCCGGACACCCACTATTACGGTTTCCCGCAGTTCCCCGACACCTACGTGACCTATTTCCGCAAGGACCTGTTCTGCAACGAGAAGGAAGCGGCGAATTTCCAGCAGCAGTTCGACGAGAAGCTGCCCTGCACCTACGAGGACTGGCAGGACGTCGACTGGAGCACCTACGAGAAGATCGGCAAGTTCTTCAAGCGCGCCAAGGGCGAGCCACTGGGTGACGGCGTCGCCGAGGACGATTTCTACGGCATTTCGTACCAGGCCGGTAAGGGTTACGACTTCTCGACCATGGAGGTGAATGCCTTCGTCTGGCAGTATGGCGGGGGTATCTGGGACGAGACCAAGGCACCTGACGGACAGGCCGAGGGCGTCGTCAATTCCGATGTCGCGGTCAAGGCATTCGAGCACTATCTCAGCCTGCTGCCCTACATGCCGCCGGTGGCGCAGACCGGGCAGATGGACATCTTCGTCATCCAGGACCTGTTCATGCAGGGCAAGGTGGCGAGCACCATCGACTGGGTCGGACTTGGCGAGCCCGTCCTCGACCCGAAGACCTCGACAGTCGCCGATCTGGCCGATTTCGGCCCGGCACCGGGCCTGCGGCAGGATGACGGCAACATCGACCGCACGGGCAATATCGGCGGGCAGCCCTTCGTGCTCACCACCTGGAACAGCGACGAGGTGGTCAAGGAAGCGCTCAACGTGGTCAAGTGGTGGCTCAAGCCCGAGACCCAGCGCGAATTCGTCGCCAATGGCGGCCAGTCGGGTCTCCGGTCGGTCATGGCGGAGCCTGAATATGACGGCCTGCGGCCCTGGAACCGCGCGCATGTCGAGATGATCGACTGGCAGCGCGATGTCTGGCACATCCCGGACTTCTTCGAGATGCTGACCCAGCAGCAGGAAGAGTTCGACAAGGCGATCACCGGGCAGATCTCCGCGAAGGAGGCGCTCGATTCGGTGGCCGAGTTCCAGCAGCAGCTGCTCGAGGATGCCGGGCTGATCGAGTAA
- a CDS encoding ABC transporter ATP-binding protein, whose translation MAGLRLVDVERHFGPVEALRGMSFDVLDGEFFCVLGPSSSGKTTTLRAIAGLEKLRGGRIVMDDRDITDAPVQGRDMAMIFQTFALYPHLTIRKNFSYPLQRDGMSSSEIRKRVGEIAELLRVTHTLDRKPPTLSGGEQQRVAIGRAIIRRPRLLLLDEPLTNLDAKLRHDMRAEFKRLHRELGMTMLYATPDQLEALTMGQRVAVIRDGRVVQIDTPKALYSDPGSTYVAGMVGAPAMNFVDGEIRGGGGGRPEVELPFARLDAGELPADGGRSVTVGIRPHDIALGHGDGAPGTVALDARIHLTEPLGDVTILDLDVPPGCGLRMVLREEAAAGLDAGQNIPISFSVSDIHLFGRDTGARLV comes from the coding sequence TTGGCAGGCTTGCGCCTTGTCGATGTCGAGCGTCATTTCGGGCCGGTGGAAGCCCTGCGCGGCATGTCGTTCGATGTTCTGGATGGCGAGTTCTTCTGTGTGCTCGGCCCCAGTTCATCGGGCAAGACGACGACCCTGCGCGCGATTGCGGGCCTTGAGAAGCTTCGTGGCGGCCGTATCGTCATGGATGATCGCGACATCACCGATGCGCCGGTGCAGGGCCGCGACATGGCGATGATCTTCCAGACCTTCGCCCTTTATCCCCATCTCACCATCCGCAAGAATTTCTCCTATCCGCTTCAACGTGACGGCATGTCCTCCTCCGAGATCCGCAAGCGCGTGGGGGAGATTGCCGAACTGCTGCGGGTGACCCATACGCTCGACCGCAAGCCGCCGACGCTTTCGGGCGGCGAACAGCAGCGCGTGGCCATCGGACGTGCCATCATCCGCCGTCCGAGGCTGCTGCTGCTCGACGAGCCGCTCACCAATCTCGACGCCAAGCTGCGCCACGACATGCGCGCGGAGTTCAAGCGGCTGCATCGCGAACTCGGCATGACCATGCTCTATGCCACGCCGGACCAGCTTGAGGCGCTGACCATGGGGCAGCGGGTGGCGGTCATCCGCGACGGCAGGGTCGTGCAGATCGACACCCCCAAGGCCCTCTACAGCGATCCCGGCAGCACCTATGTCGCCGGGATGGTCGGCGCGCCGGCCATGAACTTCGTGGATGGCGAGATCCGCGGCGGCGGTGGAGGACGGCCGGAAGTCGAACTGCCGTTTGCCAGACTCGATGCCGGCGAACTGCCGGCGGACGGCGGGCGCTCCGTCACCGTGGGCATCCGTCCGCACGATATCGCCCTCGGGCATGGCGATGGCGCGCCCGGAACGGTGGCGCTCGATGCCCGCATCCACCTGACCGAGCCTCTCGGCGACGTGACCATCCTCGACCTCGACGTTCCCCCCGGATGCGGACTGAGGATGGTCCTGCGCGAGGAGGCGGCAGCGGGGCTCGATGCGGGGCAGAACATACCGATTTCCTTCAGCGTGTCGGATATCCACCTGTTCGGCAGGGATACGGGCGCGAGGTTGGTCTAG